One segment of Alistipes finegoldii DSM 17242 DNA contains the following:
- a CDS encoding TonB-dependent receptor, with the protein MKKTFTFHTRSRLWILCAAVCMVWAVPLHAQTRRISLNLKNATIQQAVIALQQQGYSLSVKADDVDMKAPVDIHARNEELQAVVDRIFAGQDVNCIINDKSILITKVPSQPSSEDSPQESSVTGQVKGPNGLPLVGVTVLIDGTMVGTTTDASGNFRIRAKSGDTLVFSYIGYDERREKVGVRTEIDVTLAESSTLVNEVVVIGYGTQSRRTLSTAISKVSGEVFDNAPAATVGDALKGRVAGLHVQTSNAIAGESPRMMIRGGSSITMGNDPIYIVDGALREDLTGINTNDIESMEVLKDAASASIYGARASNGVILVTTKKGSLAKGPQIVFDLQLGCSSPSRKWDFMNAREYISFLRPVISKAYANGIEHNAKTMLSGPNAYGTGNTAPNANYSTRYLDYGQPVPAGYQWMYDPLDANKVIIFTDTDWQSQWFTDAFWHKEYIGVNGGTDKLKYAASVSYHGDDGMVAMSSYKVFTLHGSTSFKITKNLEASTTFDLSRQKKHPLIDNYYQAIGRGIIAAPTAREFDDNGDWCQLSSNGNAHSAGWYESFYDREQAINRASGTFGLKWNITDGLTAFAQYNYFDNSYRGSYYAYGERNGTPNNVSLERNTTETREQTIRDIFTAHLNYNKTFRDVHTLNVTGGYEYMSQNYWKVKANAKGASSDDVPVLGSGSIFTASNQDEKQAMISYFARASYNYDDRYIVSGTFRADGSSKFAVGNQWGYFPAGSVAWVISEEPFWRNAKKTANTFKLRASYGQTGNNGIGLYDAYGAFATGTYHGHTTLLPSAMANSALKWETTTQLDLGMDLGFFGDRLRFVFDYYNKHTDNMLFSISVPDTGPYSSVKANVGSARFYGVEVELSSVNIRREHFSWTTDITYSFTRNKVLSLPGEYAYDEIDADGRATGRRAYRIGGYKASESGYRFGGTAVGEPLGRIYGYKIDHIIQTEAEADAALYDEQSNGYRVGDGRMVKGRKDAGDYEWRNRKGSARRDGEEIINDEDQFYLGNVMPHSTGGINNTFRYKRLSLNVYCDFALGHSIINGMKAHLLRNTMGNCNSTIGRIAYDCWQHPGDTDAKYARFFPNDSDWGNRNWRQSNFMVEKADYLCLRDVSLYYDLPEHWLRKIGIRKVTVGVTGNTLCYWTGVTGAISPESGIGSNAGAGMYTPVSTSNSNSDITANMMPVPRKIIFSLKLVF; encoded by the coding sequence ATGAAAAAAACATTTACTTTTCACACCCGGAGCCGGTTATGGATTCTTTGCGCCGCGGTGTGCATGGTATGGGCCGTTCCGCTGCATGCCCAAACGCGGAGGATCAGTCTGAACCTGAAGAACGCAACGATTCAGCAGGCGGTGATCGCCCTGCAGCAGCAGGGATATTCACTCTCGGTCAAGGCCGACGATGTGGACATGAAGGCTCCGGTGGACATCCATGCCCGGAACGAAGAGCTGCAGGCGGTTGTGGACCGTATTTTTGCAGGGCAGGACGTGAACTGCATCATCAACGATAAAAGTATTCTGATTACGAAAGTCCCGTCTCAGCCTTCGTCCGAAGACTCGCCGCAGGAATCATCCGTAACCGGACAGGTGAAAGGCCCGAACGGACTGCCGCTTGTCGGCGTCACCGTGCTGATCGACGGTACGATGGTCGGGACGACGACCGATGCCTCCGGAAATTTCCGGATCAGGGCGAAGTCCGGGGATACGCTGGTCTTCTCGTATATCGGTTACGACGAGCGCCGGGAAAAGGTAGGAGTCCGGACGGAGATCGACGTGACGCTGGCCGAAAGCTCGACGCTGGTGAATGAAGTGGTGGTGATCGGTTACGGCACGCAGTCGCGCCGTACGCTCTCGACAGCCATCTCTAAAGTCAGCGGCGAGGTCTTCGACAATGCACCGGCCGCGACCGTGGGCGATGCGCTGAAAGGCCGGGTTGCGGGACTGCACGTACAGACGAGCAACGCCATAGCCGGAGAGTCTCCCCGCATGATGATTCGCGGCGGATCGTCCATCACGATGGGCAATGATCCGATCTACATCGTGGACGGGGCTTTGCGCGAGGACCTGACCGGTATCAATACGAACGACATTGAGTCGATGGAGGTGCTCAAGGACGCCGCCTCGGCCAGTATCTACGGCGCTAGGGCATCCAACGGCGTAATTCTGGTCACGACCAAAAAAGGTTCGTTGGCAAAGGGCCCCCAGATCGTGTTCGACCTCCAGCTGGGCTGTTCGTCTCCTTCGCGCAAATGGGATTTCATGAATGCCCGCGAATACATTAGTTTTCTTCGTCCCGTTATCAGCAAAGCCTATGCGAACGGCATTGAGCACAATGCGAAGACCATGCTTTCGGGTCCCAATGCCTACGGTACGGGAAACACGGCGCCGAATGCCAACTATTCGACCCGTTATCTCGATTACGGGCAGCCGGTCCCGGCAGGTTATCAATGGATGTACGATCCGCTGGATGCTAATAAGGTGATTATCTTCACCGATACCGACTGGCAGTCGCAGTGGTTCACCGACGCATTCTGGCACAAGGAGTACATCGGTGTAAACGGGGGAACCGACAAACTGAAATATGCCGCGTCGGTCAGTTATCACGGCGACGACGGCATGGTTGCGATGAGCAGCTACAAGGTCTTCACCCTGCACGGCAGCACGTCGTTCAAGATTACGAAGAATCTGGAGGCGTCGACTACGTTCGACTTGTCGCGCCAGAAAAAGCATCCGCTCATCGACAACTACTATCAGGCCATCGGCCGAGGCATCATAGCCGCACCCACGGCGCGCGAATTCGACGACAACGGCGACTGGTGTCAGCTGAGCTCCAACGGCAATGCCCATAGTGCGGGATGGTACGAGTCGTTCTACGACCGCGAGCAGGCCATCAACCGGGCTTCGGGGACGTTCGGACTCAAATGGAACATCACCGACGGATTGACGGCTTTCGCGCAGTACAACTATTTCGACAACTCCTACCGGGGAAGTTATTATGCCTACGGAGAGCGCAACGGCACTCCCAATAACGTCTCGCTGGAGCGCAACACCACCGAAACCCGCGAACAAACCATCCGGGACATCTTTACGGCTCATCTCAATTACAACAAGACGTTCCGCGACGTGCATACGCTGAACGTTACCGGCGGTTATGAGTATATGTCCCAGAATTACTGGAAGGTGAAAGCCAATGCGAAAGGGGCTTCGTCGGACGATGTGCCTGTGCTCGGCTCCGGTTCGATCTTCACGGCGAGCAATCAGGACGAGAAGCAGGCGATGATCTCCTATTTCGCGCGGGCATCGTACAATTATGACGACCGTTACATCGTTTCGGGAACGTTTCGTGCCGACGGGTCCTCCAAATTTGCTGTCGGCAATCAATGGGGCTATTTCCCGGCCGGTTCGGTGGCATGGGTCATTTCGGAGGAACCGTTCTGGCGCAATGCCAAGAAGACGGCCAACACCTTCAAGTTGCGCGCCTCCTACGGACAGACCGGTAACAACGGCATCGGGCTTTACGATGCATACGGCGCATTCGCGACCGGCACGTACCACGGGCACACTACATTGCTGCCGTCCGCCATGGCGAATTCGGCCCTGAAGTGGGAGACTACCACGCAGCTTGATCTCGGTATGGATTTGGGATTTTTCGGCGACCGGCTGCGGTTTGTGTTCGACTACTACAACAAACATACGGACAATATGCTGTTTTCCATCTCCGTACCCGATACGGGACCCTATTCGTCGGTCAAGGCGAACGTGGGCAGCGCCCGGTTCTACGGCGTGGAAGTCGAGCTTAGTTCGGTGAATATCCGCAGGGAGCATTTCAGCTGGACGACCGACATTACGTATTCGTTTACCCGCAACAAGGTGTTGTCGCTGCCCGGAGAATATGCCTATGACGAGATCGATGCGGACGGCCGTGCGACGGGGCGGCGTGCATACCGTATCGGCGGATACAAAGCTTCCGAGAGCGGTTACCGCTTCGGCGGTACTGCCGTGGGCGAACCGCTGGGACGCATATACGGCTATAAGATCGACCACATCATCCAGACGGAGGCCGAGGCTGATGCGGCTCTTTACGACGAACAGTCGAACGGTTACCGCGTAGGCGACGGACGTATGGTCAAGGGGCGCAAGGATGCCGGCGACTATGAATGGCGCAACCGCAAAGGTTCCGCGCGCAGGGACGGCGAGGAGATCATCAACGACGAGGACCAATTCTATCTGGGCAATGTCATGCCTCACTCGACGGGAGGTATCAACAATACGTTCCGCTACAAACGGCTTTCGTTGAACGTCTACTGCGACTTTGCGCTGGGACATTCGATCATCAACGGCATGAAGGCCCATCTGCTGCGCAACACCATGGGCAACTGCAATTCGACGATCGGCCGTATCGCGTACGACTGCTGGCAGCATCCCGGCGATACGGATGCCAAGTACGCCCGCTTTTTCCCCAACGATTCCGACTGGGGCAACCGCAACTGGCGCCAATCGAATTTCATGGTTGAAAAAGCCGACTATTTGTGTCTGCGCGACGTTTCGCTCTACTACGACCTGCCCGAACACTGGCTGCGCAAAATCGGCATCCGGAAAGTGACGGTGGGCGTAACCGGGAATACGCTTTGTTATTGGACGGGAGTTACGGGGGCCATCAGCCCCGAAAGCGGTATCGGATCCAATGCGGGTGCAGGCATGTATACGCCCGTGTCGACCAGCAATTCCAACTCCGACATCACCGCCAATATGATGCCGGTTCCGCGCAAGATCATCTTCAGCCTCAAACTGGTTTTCTAA
- a CDS encoding RagB/SusD family nutrient uptake outer membrane protein, which produces MNYKNIRSLLLVWIAAGVVSCHGDLDIMQDNKLSVSNMWKTSIQVENSTYGIYSAMRDNFVQDQVNVLTWGELRVGEYMWRNSRTETIWLADLRSVVQNTMSSTTNAVSWSKLYTAIDQANAVLKYAPAVAMTDTKRSWAIGQASFARAYLYFWAVRLWGDVPLNLNPIESVAQPEAYPIRAPKASVYAQIGTDIDRAVENAGSLGTDKYLATADAVNMLKAEYALWMYAVQKGGDDYLTMAEEALAAVGVKAGDNRLLTDYAKIFDGYGSNNKNSNEVVFALYNSRDENKTGGFSTYFAFSDGAIDPNAQATVPTNTTVQYLDYGDEYLELLHKSQTENNDSRVKTNLGEGPYGKENRAVVTWPNKFIGNADSSPMIRDCDILYYRYALAVMLDAELKYYRRDYAGALASLNIIAKRAYGKENFHTSATQGDVLKALCNEYLLEFPCEGVVWWALIRLDRIWEYNADLKARKDAANILLWPISKSARDKNSNLAQTEGWY; this is translated from the coding sequence ATGAACTATAAAAACATAAGATCGCTCCTGCTCGTATGGATTGCCGCGGGAGTTGTCTCCTGTCACGGCGATTTGGACATCATGCAGGACAACAAACTATCCGTGAGCAATATGTGGAAGACGTCCATTCAGGTCGAGAACTCCACTTACGGCATCTACTCCGCCATGCGGGACAACTTTGTTCAGGATCAGGTCAACGTCCTGACTTGGGGAGAGCTGCGCGTGGGCGAGTACATGTGGCGGAACAGCCGCACGGAGACGATCTGGCTCGCGGACCTGCGGAGCGTGGTGCAGAATACCATGTCCTCCACGACGAACGCCGTCAGCTGGTCGAAACTTTATACGGCGATCGATCAGGCCAATGCCGTGCTCAAATACGCGCCTGCGGTCGCCATGACCGATACGAAACGAAGCTGGGCGATCGGACAGGCGTCGTTCGCCCGCGCCTATCTCTATTTCTGGGCCGTGCGGTTGTGGGGCGACGTTCCTTTGAACCTGAATCCCATCGAGTCGGTCGCACAGCCCGAAGCCTATCCGATTCGTGCACCCAAAGCCTCGGTATACGCCCAGATCGGGACCGACATCGACCGGGCTGTCGAAAATGCGGGCAGTCTCGGTACGGATAAATACTTGGCGACCGCGGATGCCGTCAACATGCTCAAGGCCGAATACGCGCTATGGATGTATGCGGTGCAGAAGGGCGGCGACGACTATCTGACAATGGCCGAAGAGGCGCTTGCTGCCGTCGGAGTCAAGGCCGGCGACAACCGGCTGCTGACTGATTATGCCAAGATCTTCGATGGCTACGGTTCGAACAATAAGAATTCGAACGAGGTAGTATTCGCGCTCTACAACAGCCGCGATGAAAACAAGACCGGGGGATTTTCGACCTACTTCGCCTTCTCCGACGGTGCGATCGATCCCAATGCCCAAGCGACCGTGCCGACGAATACGACTGTGCAATATCTGGACTATGGCGACGAGTACCTTGAATTGCTGCACAAAAGTCAGACGGAAAACAACGACTCGCGTGTGAAGACCAATCTCGGCGAGGGACCCTACGGAAAGGAAAACCGGGCGGTGGTTACGTGGCCGAACAAGTTCATCGGCAATGCGGACAGCAGTCCGATGATTCGGGATTGCGACATCCTCTACTATCGTTATGCCCTTGCCGTGATGCTGGATGCCGAGTTGAAATATTACCGCAGGGACTATGCAGGGGCGCTGGCTTCGCTGAACATCATCGCCAAACGGGCGTACGGGAAGGAGAACTTCCATACTTCCGCCACGCAAGGCGATGTCTTGAAGGCGTTGTGCAACGAATACTTGCTGGAGTTTCCTTGTGAAGGCGTTGTCTGGTGGGCATTGATCCGCCTCGATCGGATTTGGGAGTACAACGCGGACCTGAAGGCGCGCAAGGATGCCGCCAACATCCTGTTGTGGCCCATCAGCAAGAGTGCCCGCGACAAAAATTCGAACCTTGCCCAAACGGAGGGATGGTATTGA
- a CDS encoding FISUMP domain-containing protein yields MRLNFKKYMAGLATAATLLLTACYEDHTDLEDRTTRIRISPEIEAFEADGTASVSGNSNVTSVVLVKVGTRVSRMEWEAELVDWMPSVDETGPWATIQRVPVVSQYTEIAGPNTVAVTQSGFELTALPNTGYGRRCTVRITAEDGTVQDYELFQYGELADAEVVPALESVEISFQGDPVDLAYTTNMGDKYAYAIAYEEGGAEGWLTAEHRGEGLLTLTAEPWDDMERDRRATLTITVGDDETSKAAVDIPVVQLRKAEYYYVYGSALGEEAATALQMKRESDDSYRVSGFFFATEDNLICINKDSRAGDPSWYLGADGELKNWARNVTASDLKIEANGYRTLTVDFAAGTWNWIRQNSTPNCMPDEELANYPTKDYPTASGGVKTWMTVSLHWNGGPGIGAVKLGSGLVGGSKTGGYGKPSDTTVPYDVRNPAYDTAENGGGIEELRANDGTPLASKYGRLYSSFEAVTGQPNGALNKAYQIASPYGEPGAVLVDATGTAVTIENILMATLAAADDDAKAEAEHPVLKMQIQGICPYGWHIANLQDWKDLIWAAAQASKGSRYEIAESSASYKAIGGGSIANLSTILFDASWNTYSSGSPISPLAPDFGFNMFIQGWRLYDTGYNYGATSGDPRFYAWIPLLGQYTSKKTSFWRIYISGHTKTDMTLNDGFDLGNGSGAAIRCVKNYK; encoded by the coding sequence ATGAGACTGAATTTCAAGAAATATATGGCGGGGCTGGCGACTGCGGCGACGCTGCTTCTGACAGCCTGCTACGAGGATCATACAGATTTGGAGGACCGGACGACGCGGATTCGCATCAGTCCTGAAATCGAAGCGTTCGAAGCGGACGGAACTGCGTCCGTGTCGGGCAACAGCAATGTCACGTCGGTGGTGCTGGTCAAGGTCGGCACCCGCGTATCCCGCATGGAGTGGGAGGCGGAACTCGTCGACTGGATGCCCTCGGTCGATGAGACCGGGCCGTGGGCGACGATCCAGCGTGTACCCGTCGTTTCGCAGTATACGGAGATTGCCGGACCGAATACCGTCGCCGTGACGCAATCCGGTTTCGAGTTGACTGCATTGCCCAATACGGGATACGGACGCCGGTGTACGGTGCGCATTACGGCCGAGGACGGTACGGTGCAGGATTACGAACTGTTCCAGTACGGCGAGCTGGCCGATGCTGAGGTGGTGCCGGCGCTCGAATCGGTAGAGATATCTTTTCAGGGCGATCCTGTCGATCTGGCTTATACCACGAATATGGGCGACAAGTATGCCTATGCGATCGCTTACGAGGAGGGAGGCGCCGAGGGCTGGTTGACGGCCGAGCACCGCGGTGAAGGTTTGCTGACGCTGACCGCCGAGCCGTGGGACGACATGGAACGGGATCGCCGGGCGACGCTGACGATCACCGTGGGCGACGACGAAACGAGCAAAGCGGCGGTGGACATTCCCGTCGTGCAGCTTAGGAAGGCGGAATACTATTATGTTTACGGCTCTGCGCTGGGCGAGGAGGCTGCTACGGCGTTGCAGATGAAGCGCGAGTCGGACGACTCCTATCGTGTCAGCGGATTCTTCTTCGCCACGGAGGACAATCTGATCTGCATCAACAAGGATTCACGGGCCGGCGATCCGAGTTGGTATCTCGGTGCCGACGGCGAGCTGAAGAACTGGGCCCGGAATGTTACGGCTTCGGATCTGAAGATCGAAGCGAACGGTTATCGTACGCTGACGGTGGATTTCGCTGCGGGTACGTGGAACTGGATACGTCAGAACAGTACGCCCAATTGCATGCCCGACGAAGAACTTGCGAACTATCCTACGAAGGATTACCCGACGGCGTCCGGCGGAGTCAAGACATGGATGACCGTCAGCCTGCATTGGAACGGCGGGCCCGGCATCGGAGCCGTCAAGCTCGGTTCGGGACTCGTCGGGGGCTCCAAAACCGGCGGATACGGCAAGCCCAGCGATACGACCGTGCCCTACGACGTTCGCAATCCGGCTTACGATACGGCCGAAAACGGCGGAGGCATCGAGGAACTTCGGGCGAATGACGGAACCCCGCTGGCTTCCAAATACGGCCGGTTGTATTCCTCTTTCGAGGCTGTTACGGGGCAGCCCAACGGTGCATTGAACAAGGCCTATCAGATCGCTTCGCCTTACGGCGAGCCGGGTGCCGTGCTGGTCGATGCGACCGGAACCGCCGTCACGATCGAAAACATCCTTATGGCGACGCTCGCTGCGGCGGACGACGATGCGAAGGCCGAGGCCGAGCATCCCGTGTTGAAGATGCAGATACAGGGGATTTGTCCCTATGGCTGGCATATCGCCAACCTTCAGGACTGGAAAGATCTGATCTGGGCCGCAGCGCAGGCTTCGAAGGGTTCGCGGTACGAAATCGCCGAGTCGTCGGCCAGCTATAAGGCCATCGGCGGAGGTTCGATCGCCAATCTGTCTACGATTCTGTTCGACGCTTCATGGAATACCTATTCCTCCGGATCGCCCATATCGCCGCTGGCGCCCGATTTCGGGTTCAACATGTTCATTCAGGGATGGCGCCTCTACGATACCGGATATAATTACGGCGCTACCTCCGGCGATCCCCGGTTTTATGCGTGGATTCCGCTTCTGGGGCAGTATACCTCCAAGAAAACTTCGTTCTGGCGCATATACATCAGCGGACACACCAAAACCGACATGACGCTGAACGACGGGTTCGATCTGGGCAACGGTTCGGGCGCTGCGATACGCTGCGTGAAGAATTATAAATAA
- a CDS encoding glycerophosphodiester phosphodiesterase: MLTLAAAFVGCTKDEWPDQPDWSRIPDPSIPVDDGFMKPAACSNTVVAHRGGAAECGAPDNSMAALEYAMSLGCYGMECDIYWTKDNDIIVAHANGDCKVNNLQPWTATVAELRAAGRLSNGEELPTLEEFIRRVMVEGNCTRLVLDVKRVDKPYAQPEYVINAARRACEIVTEMKAKHFVELICTGFNLDAMKAAHNCAVIAEVPIGMNSSRSGKEYGTLGFGWANLSAASGMDAAAGGKGSCSLEEYEKAGVALSVYNVDQRAGDGNAVYSTAAVNYYIANYKRFRTLCSNYPKWLIGKIDHAYKVYDGIRSEADFEAFAESLASDPTGRRFLDGNGEVVLHCDLTLNGFVPLSNFSGTFNGNGKTLTIGYRGDAQQIGLFKRLSGTVRNLTVAGRFESVRSDDSEIHLGAFAAETDNAAIENCTNRAEIVVADAADVTPRTMILSGFVGKAFNGVTLRNCRNTGNISFSSPALYMIGGFVGAVQEDDGLYTIADCHNTADFDNAGSNSGWNFMGGIAGKTISRQLVPGETSNYRLIVEECSSTGTISIAGPSKVRASGIVAQTQGAYRISGCTFSGAIESTDATKRDVVIGGIMAMADKECVGLVEGCTFSGRISAAQAGANNFFGGIYGNNGGAASVVNDCRTTASAYVGCPIGKSVGMLAGRPNKKGFTVSNCRIAGTVTNKQGAAVVITADNLEDWMFAGYGTSVAVTLKNNGYNDGK, encoded by the coding sequence ATGTTGACATTGGCCGCCGCCTTCGTCGGTTGTACGAAGGACGAATGGCCCGATCAGCCCGACTGGAGCAGGATTCCCGATCCGAGCATTCCGGTCGACGACGGATTCATGAAGCCGGCGGCGTGTTCCAATACGGTCGTTGCCCATCGCGGAGGAGCTGCCGAATGCGGTGCGCCGGACAACTCGATGGCGGCGTTGGAGTACGCCATGAGTCTGGGATGCTACGGCATGGAATGCGACATTTACTGGACTAAGGACAACGACATCATCGTGGCGCATGCCAACGGCGACTGCAAGGTCAATAACCTGCAGCCGTGGACGGCTACCGTGGCAGAGTTGCGCGCTGCAGGGCGGTTGTCGAACGGTGAGGAACTGCCCACGCTCGAAGAGTTTATCCGCCGGGTGATGGTCGAGGGCAACTGTACGCGTCTGGTGCTCGACGTCAAGCGTGTGGACAAACCCTATGCCCAGCCCGAATATGTGATCAATGCGGCGCGCCGTGCGTGCGAGATCGTCACTGAAATGAAGGCGAAGCATTTCGTCGAACTGATCTGCACGGGATTCAACCTTGATGCGATGAAGGCTGCGCACAATTGCGCCGTAATTGCCGAAGTGCCTATCGGCATGAACTCGTCGCGTTCAGGGAAGGAGTACGGCACGCTCGGCTTCGGGTGGGCCAACCTTTCGGCGGCAAGCGGAATGGATGCGGCGGCGGGCGGAAAGGGGTCCTGCTCGCTCGAAGAGTACGAGAAGGCGGGTGTGGCTCTATCGGTCTACAATGTTGACCAGCGGGCGGGAGACGGCAATGCCGTTTATTCGACCGCTGCTGTGAATTATTACATTGCGAATTACAAACGTTTCCGCACGTTATGTTCGAATTATCCCAAGTGGCTGATCGGGAAGATCGACCATGCTTACAAGGTGTACGACGGCATTCGCAGCGAGGCGGATTTCGAGGCTTTCGCGGAATCGCTCGCCAGCGATCCGACAGGGCGCCGTTTTCTCGACGGCAACGGCGAGGTGGTGCTCCATTGCGATCTGACGCTGAACGGGTTCGTGCCTTTGTCTAATTTTTCGGGCACGTTCAACGGAAACGGTAAGACGCTCACGATCGGTTATCGCGGCGACGCGCAGCAGATCGGTCTGTTCAAACGTCTCAGCGGCACGGTACGGAACCTGACCGTCGCCGGACGCTTCGAATCGGTACGCAGCGACGACAGCGAAATTCATCTGGGGGCGTTCGCGGCCGAAACCGACAATGCGGCGATCGAGAATTGTACGAACCGGGCGGAAATCGTTGTCGCAGACGCTGCCGATGTCACGCCGCGCACCATGATCCTGAGCGGATTCGTCGGAAAGGCTTTCAACGGCGTGACGCTTCGCAACTGCCGGAACACCGGAAATATCTCGTTTTCATCGCCGGCTCTTTATATGATCGGAGGCTTTGTCGGAGCTGTTCAGGAAGACGACGGGCTGTACACGATCGCCGACTGCCACAACACGGCCGACTTTGACAATGCGGGCAGTAATTCGGGCTGGAATTTCATGGGCGGCATTGCGGGCAAAACGATCAGCCGGCAGCTCGTTCCGGGCGAGACGTCGAATTACCGGCTTATCGTCGAAGAATGCTCCAGTACGGGTACGATCAGCATTGCCGGGCCGTCGAAAGTGCGCGCTTCGGGTATCGTGGCCCAAACGCAGGGCGCTTACCGGATCAGCGGATGCACGTTTTCCGGAGCGATCGAGAGTACGGACGCCACCAAACGCGACGTCGTGATAGGCGGTATCATGGCCATGGCCGACAAGGAGTGTGTCGGGCTGGTCGAAGGATGCACTTTCAGCGGACGGATTTCGGCTGCGCAGGCCGGTGCCAACAACTTCTTCGGCGGCATATACGGTAACAACGGAGGTGCCGCGAGCGTTGTGAACGATTGCCGGACCACGGCTTCTGCCTATGTCGGCTGTCCCATCGGCAAATCGGTGGGGATGCTTGCCGGGCGTCCCAACAAGAAGGGCTTTACGGTCAGCAATTGCCGGATCGCCGGAACCGTAACGAACAAACAGGGCGCGGCAGTGGTGATCACGGCCGATAACCTTGAAGATTGGATGTTTGCCGGATATGGTACCTCCGTGGCGGTGACTCTGAAAAACAACGGTTACAACGACGGAAAATAG
- a CDS encoding glycerophosphodiester phosphodiesterase family protein gives MKKLLLTGIALVGAALVFAQPRLVAHRGFYTTPGSDENTISSLINAQQLGVYGVEFDVNRTSDGELIVVHGPKVGDRLDAQRDTYAEISRVVLPGGNRIPTLREFLEQGRKDPGTKLILELKKHKTPEIETRIVEEIVSLCKKLNMLDQMEFTSFSEHACREFRRLAPQNKTLYISNSLWTPINADVAKKEGFQLSYSMYVFMNRPELIDRMNEIGVESTLWIVDNPEVVDWAVKHNVGFISSNFPDRIKAYLDALRTVETARNGACNLIR, from the coding sequence ATGAAAAAACTATTGTTGACGGGCATCGCGCTCGTCGGAGCGGCGCTCGTGTTTGCACAACCCCGGCTGGTCGCGCACCGCGGCTTTTACACGACGCCGGGATCAGACGAAAATACGATATCGAGTCTGATCAATGCGCAGCAGCTGGGCGTATACGGCGTGGAATTCGATGTCAACCGGACCTCTGACGGGGAGTTGATAGTCGTCCACGGTCCCAAAGTCGGCGATCGGCTCGACGCGCAAAGGGACACGTATGCGGAGATCAGCCGGGTCGTATTGCCGGGCGGCAATCGGATACCTACGCTCCGCGAATTTCTGGAGCAGGGTCGGAAGGACCCCGGAACGAAGTTGATTCTGGAATTGAAGAAACACAAGACGCCTGAGATCGAAACCCGGATCGTCGAAGAGATCGTGTCGCTCTGTAAGAAACTGAACATGCTGGACCAAATGGAGTTCACGTCCTTCAGCGAGCACGCCTGCAGGGAGTTTCGGCGCTTGGCTCCGCAGAACAAAACACTGTATATTTCCAATTCGCTTTGGACGCCCATCAATGCCGATGTCGCTAAGAAGGAGGGTTTTCAACTCTCTTACAGCATGTATGTGTTTATGAACCGGCCCGAACTGATCGACCGCATGAATGAAATCGGCGTAGAATCGACACTCTGGATCGTAGACAATCCGGAGGTTGTGGACTGGGCCGTCAAACATAATGTGGGTTTTATTTCGAGTAATTTTCCCGACCGGATCAAAGCGTATCTCGATGCGCTCCGGACAGTGGAAACTGCCCGTAATGGCGCCTGCAATCTGATCAGATAA